Proteins encoded by one window of Pseudonocardia alni:
- a CDS encoding bifunctional nuclease family protein, producing MVEVRVKAVGVDAVTADRVVLLEETAGRGRIVAVSVGGAEALAAVAELEGVRGTRPGTHRLIGAVLEAAGRRLLCVRVHALRDHVFHAELQLDDGTRIDARTSDAVVLALQESAAIEVGDTVLAAAGIDPGMVSVQDAGPETDDVDAFRRFLDTAVPDDFDGP from the coding sequence ATGGTCGAGGTACGGGTGAAGGCGGTCGGGGTCGACGCGGTCACGGCCGACCGGGTGGTCCTGTTGGAGGAGACAGCCGGGCGCGGGCGAATAGTCGCAGTGTCGGTCGGTGGGGCGGAGGCGCTGGCCGCGGTCGCCGAGCTGGAGGGGGTCCGCGGTACCCGTCCCGGTACCCACCGGCTGATCGGTGCGGTGCTCGAGGCAGCTGGGCGCCGGCTGCTGTGCGTCCGGGTGCACGCCCTGCGCGACCACGTCTTCCACGCTGAACTGCAGCTCGACGACGGCACCCGCATCGACGCCCGCACCAGCGACGCGGTGGTCCTCGCGTTGCAGGAAAGTGCGGCGATCGAGGTCGGGGACACGGTGCTCGCCGCGGCCGGTATCGACCCCGGCATGGTCAGCGTGCAGGATGCGGGGCCGGAGACCGACGATGTCGACGCGTTCCGCAGGTTCCTCGACACCGCGGTGCCCGACGACTTCGACGGCCCCTGA
- a CDS encoding SDR family NAD(P)-dependent oxidoreductase, translating into MLLDGAVVVVTGASGGIGRATVRELARRGARLGLIARDRASLEDVAAELPPDRALVVPCDVADDEAVGAAAAHVTEQLGPIDGWVNCAGVAGFGTVLSTPPADVRRLLDINIGGCLNGARAALPSMIACRHGVLVNVSSVLGIIPAPWVTPYCMSKSAVRTLSAGLRAELRRAGIRGVSVCTVLPGAVDTPIWSTAANHTGRKVAPPPPVDAPERVARVIAARLRRPRPETVTGGIAVRLLVLAHRFAPGPVERALGLVLGRWSLHGGTAQTSGALWDPALSGHRTRR; encoded by the coding sequence ATGCTGCTCGACGGTGCTGTGGTGGTGGTGACGGGTGCGTCCGGCGGGATCGGACGTGCGACGGTGCGGGAGCTGGCGCGCCGTGGCGCCCGGCTCGGGTTGATCGCGCGCGACCGAGCGTCCCTGGAGGACGTGGCGGCGGAGCTGCCCCCGGACCGGGCCCTGGTGGTGCCCTGCGACGTCGCCGACGACGAGGCCGTCGGCGCGGCCGCCGCGCACGTCACCGAGCAGCTCGGCCCGATCGACGGCTGGGTGAACTGCGCAGGCGTCGCCGGGTTCGGCACCGTGCTGTCGACTCCGCCCGCCGACGTGCGACGGCTGCTGGACATCAACATCGGCGGTTGCCTCAACGGCGCTCGCGCGGCACTGCCGTCGATGATCGCCTGTCGGCACGGTGTGCTCGTCAACGTCTCCTCGGTGCTCGGGATCATCCCGGCGCCGTGGGTGACGCCCTATTGCATGTCCAAGTCCGCGGTGCGGACGCTGTCGGCCGGGCTGCGCGCCGAGCTGCGTCGTGCGGGCATCCGCGGGGTCTCGGTGTGCACGGTGCTGCCCGGGGCCGTCGACACCCCGATCTGGTCGACCGCGGCCAACCACACCGGGCGGAAGGTGGCCCCTCCCCCGCCGGTGGACGCCCCGGAGCGCGTCGCCCGGGTGATCGCCGCCCGGCTGCGGCGCCCGCGGCCCGAGACGGTCACAGGCGGGATCGCGGTACGGCTGCTGGTCCTCGCGCACCGGTTCGCACCGGGACCGGTCGAGCGTGCGCTCGGGCTCGTCCTGGGCCGCTGGTCGCTGCACGGCGGCACCGCGCAGACCTCGGGGGCGCTGTGGGACCCCGCCCTGTCCGGGCATCGCACCCGCCGCTGA